A genome region from Parafrankia irregularis includes the following:
- a CDS encoding MFS transporter — protein sequence MRGGLAGRRAIAPIGLAAFITALDNTVVNVALPSMQRDFALSAAGLEWVATSYILAFSSLLLLGGRLTDLFGRWRVLLLGLAVFAVFSGVAGAADTSLALILARLAQGAGGALALPAALAILAADLDERDRHLGAGVLTAAIAVALALGPAVGGTITQYAHWSWIFYLNLPVCALAMLLAARASRGQPWGPEHAGRRPRLDLPGVVLSGLALLALTYALVEGNTLGFGSARILLSFAVAAVAGSLFLVIEGRAREPMVALNLFRLRAFSGGIVAQVLWGLGVNGVFFFTALFLQLVLGYSPTRAGLAFVPLALALIVMVPPAGLLARRCGAHWTVAGGLLMVAGGLLIIAWIPVDATFVELLPGLLVIGAGSALTTPMTSRILEVLPASTEGMASAVLSSAREVSGVLGVALTGAILLSRQRALMADGAAFPEAFVAGYARGLEVSAALVAAGAVVSLLTLRRAPRHRRRGGAHRLAGAAVIIPHAQFAGPVSTGRPRRRVR from the coding sequence GTGCGCGGCGGCCTGGCCGGCCGCAGGGCGATCGCGCCGATCGGGCTCGCGGCGTTCATCACCGCGCTGGACAACACGGTCGTGAACGTCGCGCTGCCGTCCATGCAGCGCGACTTCGCGCTGTCCGCGGCTGGGCTGGAATGGGTGGCGACGAGCTACATCCTCGCCTTCTCCAGCCTGCTGCTGCTGGGCGGACGTCTCACCGACCTGTTCGGCCGCTGGCGGGTCCTCCTGCTGGGGCTGGCGGTCTTCGCGGTGTTCTCCGGTGTCGCCGGCGCCGCGGACACCTCCCTCGCGCTGATCCTCGCGCGGCTCGCGCAGGGGGCGGGTGGAGCGCTGGCGCTGCCGGCGGCGCTGGCGATCCTCGCCGCCGACCTGGACGAGCGGGATCGCCATCTCGGCGCCGGTGTCCTCACCGCCGCCATCGCGGTCGCGCTCGCCCTCGGCCCCGCCGTCGGTGGGACGATCACCCAGTACGCCCACTGGAGCTGGATCTTCTACCTGAACCTGCCGGTGTGCGCCCTCGCCATGCTCCTGGCAGCGCGGGCGAGCCGCGGTCAGCCGTGGGGACCCGAGCACGCCGGCCGACGGCCGCGGCTCGATCTGCCCGGTGTCGTGCTGTCCGGGCTCGCGCTGCTGGCCCTCACGTATGCGCTGGTCGAAGGCAACACGCTGGGATTCGGGTCGGCCCGCATCCTGCTGTCCTTCGCTGTCGCGGCGGTGGCCGGCAGCCTGTTCCTGGTGATCGAGGGACGGGCCAGGGAGCCCATGGTGGCCCTGAACCTGTTCCGGCTGCGGGCGTTCAGCGGCGGAATCGTGGCCCAGGTCCTGTGGGGGCTGGGGGTGAACGGGGTCTTCTTCTTCACCGCCCTGTTTCTGCAGCTTGTGCTGGGCTACAGCCCCACCCGGGCGGGCCTGGCCTTTGTTCCGCTCGCGCTGGCCCTGATCGTGATGGTTCCCCCGGCCGGTCTGCTGGCCCGCAGGTGTGGCGCGCACTGGACGGTGGCCGGTGGGCTGCTGATGGTGGCCGGCGGGCTGTTGATCATCGCCTGGATTCCGGTGGACGCCACCTTCGTCGAGCTCCTGCCGGGCCTGCTCGTCATCGGGGCGGGCTCAGCCCTGACGACGCCGATGACGTCCCGGATCCTGGAAGTTCTCCCGGCCTCGACCGAGGGCATGGCCTCAGCTGTGCTCAGTTCCGCCCGTGAGGTGTCGGGCGTGCTGGGGGTAGCGTTGACCGGCGCGATTCTGCTTTCCCGGCAACGCGCACTGATGGCGGATGGCGCGGCCTTCCCGGAGGCATTCGTCGCCGGCTACGCCCGCGGGTTGGAGGTGTCGGCCGCACTGGTCGCCGCCGGAGCGGTTGTCAGCCTGCTTACTTTACGGCGAGCTCCTCGGCATCGACGGCGCGGGGGAGCGCACCGCCTCGCCGGAGCCGCCGTTATAATTCCTCACGCGCAATTCGCCGGCCCGGTTTCGACCGGGCGGCCGCGGCGCCGCGTCCGATGA
- a CDS encoding alpha/beta hydrolase, with the protein MRHPDGTGASGRRSGGGRLGIPTRLLAGFLVLAAGGLALGLPAVGPAGQTGPGAETVALSTRASTTRVSAASLAARVPGSAVAPLTQVNRSVNGGLNTLTNLVPATATLGVPNAGTVPVVGSVAAMADDGAYVAYESRVDDRTVDLMIVSPALNGAAPVRVILPAGWAGSPAQTWPSLYLIHGCCEKADYQSWSVFTNIRSFAADKQALVVMPSDGSAGFGTNWLNIGVLRKGWGYDTFLATELPQILQRGYRASGRAAIAGASVGGYAAFALSALHPGAYGAAASYSGVLDSIGFLSSGLIQGLLVREGQLSWAMWGDPVLFLAVWARRNPADLITRLRGINLYVSSGNGTPGPLDYAGADSDPFEMATNNNGQAFMRAANAGRLPVVTDFYGNGTHSWKYWDRQLVRSWPTLAAGLGLPAA; encoded by the coding sequence ATGCGGCACCCGGACGGTACAGGCGCGTCGGGACGACGATCGGGCGGCGGACGCCTTGGCATCCCGACCCGGCTGCTCGCCGGTTTCCTGGTGCTGGCCGCGGGCGGCCTGGCTCTCGGGCTGCCCGCCGTCGGGCCGGCCGGGCAGACCGGGCCGGGAGCGGAAACGGTCGCGCTCTCGACGCGGGCGTCCACCACCCGCGTCAGCGCGGCCAGCCTGGCCGCACGGGTGCCGGGATCGGCCGTGGCGCCGCTGACCCAGGTGAACCGCAGCGTGAACGGCGGCCTCAACACGCTCACCAACCTGGTGCCCGCGACCGCCACCCTGGGCGTTCCGAACGCGGGAACCGTCCCGGTCGTCGGTTCGGTGGCGGCGATGGCGGACGACGGTGCGTACGTCGCCTACGAGTCACGGGTGGACGACCGCACCGTCGACCTCATGATCGTCTCGCCGGCGCTGAACGGTGCGGCCCCGGTGCGGGTGATCCTGCCCGCCGGCTGGGCGGGCAGCCCGGCGCAGACCTGGCCGTCCCTGTATCTCATCCACGGCTGCTGCGAGAAGGCGGACTACCAGTCCTGGTCGGTGTTCACCAACATCCGCTCCTTCGCCGCGGACAAGCAGGCGCTGGTCGTCATGCCCAGCGACGGCTCCGCCGGCTTCGGGACGAACTGGCTCAACATCGGCGTGCTGCGCAAGGGCTGGGGCTACGACACCTTCCTGGCCACCGAGCTCCCGCAGATCCTCCAGCGGGGCTACCGCGCCTCCGGCCGGGCCGCCATCGCCGGCGCGTCGGTCGGCGGGTACGCGGCGTTCGCGCTCTCCGCGCTGCACCCCGGGGCCTACGGTGCCGCCGCGTCCTACAGCGGTGTGCTCGACAGCATCGGTTTCCTCTCCTCGGGGCTGATCCAGGGCCTGCTGGTGCGGGAAGGGCAGCTCTCCTGGGCCATGTGGGGGGATCCGGTGCTGTTCCTGGCGGTCTGGGCGAGGCGAAACCCCGCCGACCTGATCACCAGGCTGCGCGGGATCAACCTCTACGTCTCCTCCGGCAACGGCACCCCAGGCCCACTGGACTACGCCGGCGCGGACTCGGACCCCTTCGAGATGGCCACCAACAACAACGGCCAGGCGTTCATGCGAGCCGCGAACGCGGGGCGACTGCCGGTGGTGACGGACTTCTACGGCAACGGCACGCACAGCTGGAAGTACTGGGACCGCCAGCTCGTCCGGTCATGGCCGACGCTGGCCGCAGGCCTCGGCCTGCCCGCGGCCTAG
- a CDS encoding acyl-CoA carboxylase subunit beta — protein MTRATAVSGKELDRRLALAAAGGSPRTLARRRAEGRMSARERIEALCDPGTFTELDTLVRSRADGGGGSGGGAGAEAARPYGDGLVCGHGQIGGRPVCVFSQDVSVFGGSLGEAFGEKIIKVMELAMRVGCPIIGINDSGGARIQEGVTALARYAEYGRLNIQASGVIPQISMIMGSCAGGAAYSPALTDVTVMVDETSHMFVTGPDVVRSVTGEDVTLEELGGARHNAAAGTAHYVATDEADALDWVQCLLGFLPDNALSTPPSYPRSGGSGRSGRDDLTDADRALDRLVPDSAGGLLDVRKVLDVVLDDGDLLEFQELFAGNIVCGLGRVDGESVGVVANQSAVSAGVLDIDASEKAARFVRFCDAFNIPILTFVDVPGYLPGLDQERRGIIRRGAKLLFAYGEATVPMVTVVLRKAYGGGYAVMGSKHLGADINLAWPSAEIAVMGATGAVEVLHRRELRAAGTGPEADQLRARLTADYERTALSPYAAAERGFIDAVIQPCETRARIRAGLRSLRGKRSVQQVGKHNNMPL, from the coding sequence GTGACGCGGGCGACGGCCGTGAGCGGCAAGGAGCTCGACCGCCGGCTGGCGCTCGCCGCCGCCGGCGGGTCGCCCCGCACCCTCGCCCGGCGGCGGGCCGAGGGCCGGATGAGCGCACGGGAGCGCATCGAGGCCCTGTGTGATCCGGGCACCTTCACCGAGCTCGACACCCTCGTCCGCAGCCGGGCTGACGGCGGCGGCGGCAGCGGTGGCGGTGCCGGCGCGGAGGCCGCCCGCCCGTACGGCGACGGGCTGGTCTGCGGCCACGGCCAGATCGGTGGCCGGCCGGTGTGCGTGTTCTCCCAGGACGTCAGTGTCTTCGGCGGCAGCCTGGGCGAGGCGTTCGGCGAGAAGATCATCAAGGTGATGGAGCTGGCGATGCGGGTCGGCTGCCCGATCATCGGCATCAACGACTCCGGCGGGGCGCGCATCCAGGAGGGTGTCACGGCGCTGGCGCGGTACGCGGAGTACGGCCGGCTCAACATCCAGGCCTCGGGGGTCATCCCGCAGATCTCGATGATCATGGGCTCGTGCGCGGGTGGTGCGGCCTACTCACCCGCTCTCACCGACGTGACGGTGATGGTGGACGAGACGTCCCACATGTTCGTCACGGGGCCGGACGTCGTGCGTTCGGTGACCGGGGAGGACGTCACCCTCGAGGAGCTCGGCGGGGCGCGCCACAACGCCGCCGCCGGGACGGCGCACTACGTGGCGACCGACGAGGCCGACGCCCTCGACTGGGTGCAGTGCCTGCTGGGCTTCCTGCCGGACAACGCGCTGAGCACGCCGCCCTCCTACCCCCGCTCCGGCGGCTCTGGCAGGTCCGGCCGGGACGACCTGACCGACGCGGACCGTGCCCTCGACCGGCTGGTCCCCGACTCCGCCGGTGGGCTCCTGGACGTCCGCAAGGTTCTCGACGTGGTGCTGGACGACGGTGACCTGCTGGAGTTCCAGGAGCTGTTCGCCGGGAACATCGTGTGCGGACTCGGCCGGGTCGACGGAGAGTCGGTCGGGGTGGTCGCGAACCAGTCGGCGGTGAGCGCGGGTGTCCTCGACATCGACGCCTCCGAGAAGGCCGCCCGTTTCGTCCGTTTCTGCGACGCGTTCAACATTCCGATCCTGACGTTCGTCGACGTCCCCGGCTACCTGCCCGGGCTCGACCAGGAGCGGCGCGGCATCATCCGTCGCGGCGCCAAGCTCCTGTTCGCCTACGGTGAGGCGACCGTGCCGATGGTCACCGTCGTGCTGCGCAAGGCCTACGGCGGCGGCTACGCGGTGATGGGGTCCAAGCACCTCGGCGCGGACATCAACCTGGCCTGGCCGAGCGCCGAGATCGCGGTGATGGGTGCCACCGGTGCGGTGGAGGTCCTGCACCGCAGGGAGCTGCGGGCCGCCGGGACCGGCCCGGAGGCGGATCAACTGCGTGCTCGGCTGACCGCCGACTACGAGCGCACCGCGCTGTCACCCTATGCGGCCGCCGAGCGCGGGTTCATCGACGCCGTCATCCAGCCCTGTGAGACCCGGGCGCGGATCCGTGCGGGGCTGCGGTCCCTGCGGGGTAAACGCTCGGTCCAGCAGGTCGGAAAACACAACAACATGCCCCTGTAG